A genomic window from Salvia splendens isolate huo1 chromosome 11, SspV2, whole genome shotgun sequence includes:
- the LOC121756553 gene encoding uncharacterized transporter C405.03c-like isoform X1 has product MGWRYRGGLILIATVVIIWVAVTYLGASLMVIYIPIAFLKDWLCNILKKRASRKGDDVFPGLGSAQKIFEIEIQGHINRKDSEVDLSEHDEGKPLVSVDDSKSSIKPEKEITAKEIATYGFYLAPLWFITEYFSNAALARTSVASTTVLSSTSGLFTLFFGAFLGQDTLNFAKVVAVFVSIGGVVMTTLGKTWAADESELNMSSSSKRSLSGDVFGLLSAMTYGLFTVLLKKFSGEEGERVDVQKLFGYIGLFTLVALWWLVWPLTALGIEPKFTIPHSAKMDEIVIANGLVGSVLSDYFWALCVVWTTPLVATLGMSLTIPLAMVADMMIHGRSYSAIYILGSIQVFAGFVIANLSDRLSKLLGL; this is encoded by the exons ATGGGGTGGAGATATAGAGGTGGTCTGATTTTGATTGCTACCGTTGTCATTATTTGGGTTGCTGTGACATACCTTGGAGCTTCTTTAATGGTGATTTATATACCTATAGCATTCCTCAAAGACTGGTTGTGTAATATCCTCAAGAAACGGGCTAGCAGAAAGGGTGACGACGTTTTCCCCGGTCTTGGCTCCGCACAGAAAATCTTTGAAATCGAAATTCAAGGACACATCAACAGGAAAGACAGTGAGGTAGACCTCTCTGAACATGATGAGGGGAAGCCCTTGGTTTCTGTAGATGATTCTAAAAGTAGTATCAAACCCGAGAAAGAGATCACAGCTAAAGAAATTGCTACTTATGGATTCTACCTCGCCCCTCTTTGGTTCATCACTGAG TATTTCTCAAATGCTGCTCTTGCACGGACGAGTGTTGCAAGTACTACCGTTTTATCCTCCACCTCAGGGCTGTTTACTCTCTTCTTTGGGGCGTTCTTGGGCCAAGATACCTTAAATTTTGCCAAGGTAGTTGCTGTGTTTGTTAGCATTGGTGGCGTCGTCATGACAACCCTAGGAAAAACTTGGGCTGCTGATGAGTCGGAGCTAAATATGTCTTC AAGTAGCAAGCGCTCTCTTTCCGGGGATGTATTTGGGCTTCTATCAGCTATGACTTATGGTTTATTCACTG TGCTGCTAAAGAAGTTTTCTGGCGAGGAAGGAGAGAGGGTTGACGTGCAGAAGCTGTTCGGCTATATTGGCCTATTCACACTCGTGGCTCTTTGGTGGCTTG TATGGCCGTTAACAGCTTTAGGCATAGAACCCAAATTTACCATTCCTCATTCAGCTAAGATGGATGAAATTGTGATTGCTAACGGGCTTGTTGGGAGCGTTCTTTCGGACTATTTTTG GGCATTGTGTGTCGTCTGGACAACGCCACTCGTGGCCACCCTGGGCATGTCCCTCACCATTCCACTCGCCATGGTGGCCGACATGATGATTCACGGGAGATCTTATTCGGCCATCTACATTCTTGGCTCAATCCAG GTGTTTGCAGGATTCGTGATAGCCAACCTTTCGGATAGACTCTCGAAGCTATTGGGTTTGTAG
- the LOC121756553 gene encoding uncharacterized transporter C405.03c-like isoform X2, with translation MGWRYRGGLILIATVVIIWVAVTYLGASLMVIYIPIAFLKDWLCNILKKRASRKGDDVFPGLGSAQKIFEIEIQGHINRKDSEVDLSEHDEGKPLVSVDDSKSSIKPEKEITAKEIATYGFYLAPLWFITEYFSNAALARTSVASTTVLSSTSGLFTLFFGAFLGQDTLNFAKVVAVFVSIGGVVMTTLGKTWAADESELNMSSSKRSLSGDVFGLLSAMTYGLFTVLLKKFSGEEGERVDVQKLFGYIGLFTLVALWWLVWPLTALGIEPKFTIPHSAKMDEIVIANGLVGSVLSDYFWALCVVWTTPLVATLGMSLTIPLAMVADMMIHGRSYSAIYILGSIQVFAGFVIANLSDRLSKLLGL, from the exons ATGGGGTGGAGATATAGAGGTGGTCTGATTTTGATTGCTACCGTTGTCATTATTTGGGTTGCTGTGACATACCTTGGAGCTTCTTTAATGGTGATTTATATACCTATAGCATTCCTCAAAGACTGGTTGTGTAATATCCTCAAGAAACGGGCTAGCAGAAAGGGTGACGACGTTTTCCCCGGTCTTGGCTCCGCACAGAAAATCTTTGAAATCGAAATTCAAGGACACATCAACAGGAAAGACAGTGAGGTAGACCTCTCTGAACATGATGAGGGGAAGCCCTTGGTTTCTGTAGATGATTCTAAAAGTAGTATCAAACCCGAGAAAGAGATCACAGCTAAAGAAATTGCTACTTATGGATTCTACCTCGCCCCTCTTTGGTTCATCACTGAG TATTTCTCAAATGCTGCTCTTGCACGGACGAGTGTTGCAAGTACTACCGTTTTATCCTCCACCTCAGGGCTGTTTACTCTCTTCTTTGGGGCGTTCTTGGGCCAAGATACCTTAAATTTTGCCAAGGTAGTTGCTGTGTTTGTTAGCATTGGTGGCGTCGTCATGACAACCCTAGGAAAAACTTGGGCTGCTGATGAGTCGGAGCTAAATATGTCTTC TAGCAAGCGCTCTCTTTCCGGGGATGTATTTGGGCTTCTATCAGCTATGACTTATGGTTTATTCACTG TGCTGCTAAAGAAGTTTTCTGGCGAGGAAGGAGAGAGGGTTGACGTGCAGAAGCTGTTCGGCTATATTGGCCTATTCACACTCGTGGCTCTTTGGTGGCTTG TATGGCCGTTAACAGCTTTAGGCATAGAACCCAAATTTACCATTCCTCATTCAGCTAAGATGGATGAAATTGTGATTGCTAACGGGCTTGTTGGGAGCGTTCTTTCGGACTATTTTTG GGCATTGTGTGTCGTCTGGACAACGCCACTCGTGGCCACCCTGGGCATGTCCCTCACCATTCCACTCGCCATGGTGGCCGACATGATGATTCACGGGAGATCTTATTCGGCCATCTACATTCTTGGCTCAATCCAG GTGTTTGCAGGATTCGTGATAGCCAACCTTTCGGATAGACTCTCGAAGCTATTGGGTTTGTAG